DNA sequence from the Salvia splendens isolate huo1 chromosome 19, SspV2, whole genome shotgun sequence genome:
tccggagtacgtgatattcctcccacagttcgtcaactcgttcctgaacttcagagatggtcattcccccgcgcctgctgatgaaatcctcatacgcagtcctctcagcgacggcagtgatcagctcggcctccagatctttcttttcggactctaagtccttattgtcggcctccagcttcactaaacaagccaagagttcgtcattcttcatctggtcagctatggcttttttctcagcttcgtctaaagcggaagagtacagctgcttccagtgaagtacctccagctccttaagagttaagaatacaaagcagcctatgtcagttcggctTTTCAGTTtgctgagcaggtagtaaaccacaacaggagtaaaagagagtacgaaaagctatacgaagacacaagtgcagaaagaagaattttttcattcataagaaaaattttttttacacgagggcttcaaggccattttacaagaaggaagaaactaaactaagagaagggagacgaaatcatactccgccagcttcgtctccggctcctcggtgaagttcagcttccttctccttgtctgcctcagcttcagcctcggcctccttgctccccccagcctgctcggtgcccccatcaccgatcagcagcacctcttgctcggcctgcctgtctccggtctgcagATCAGGCTGCTCgctctcaccctctccgtggaaaattggagcgggtgaaactggccctaaggaggcaaagatagcctccatattctcgtcccagtcagctcggcaactacgaactcggtcagcagaaagcaggactgaggacgaagcaagctcctcaaggagcggcagactctggagacgagctgctatctcgcGGCCGTACAGCGgtaggacgacttcgggcccctgctcggcattatcggtcatcagtttcagcagatcaccgacaaaggccgaaaattgattgctcagaaagagtttctccgcgaaagcacggagaacctccccttgggcaaccacggcggcagcatccctccgtttcgtctgctctcgctggatgacgagctggtttttggcaaactgggcttcatcctgggccgagatcctagcagctctggccttctcaaagtcggccttagcctgttcggcctggtgacgagctgccgccaacttcctctgcatctcagcataatcgttggacgctttggagagttcaacggcgacgagcttggagagcatatcgttcctctgaaaatggaaaaaggaaaaagtcaaccgaggggccacaaaaaatacaggaaaaaaagcaaggccagaaaatcaagaagagaattcacctcggcgaagtccgtgggccataaaaatggctcacagatatgttccgaaggaggcgccaagaccacgtctttctctggcgctcttgggggcttctgggtcttccccttcccctttgccgaagtggactccggcttttttggatccgaagaagaggtcttctgcctcttcggattcttctcggcatcaggcgccgagctggtagccttctgtttctccggctccttaagctcggaggatttgcggctaatcttattcagcatgtacactgccaaaaagcaagaaagcaaagttagttttcgccacaaaagcagtaaggcataaaaaagaaattcctcaccctcagtctcttcgtccgaagacgaggagtcaaacacgaagtcgcccttgacgagctcagactccaggtactgcttcctaatcataggaatcttattgagctcgccctcgagctcgtccaacggttctaaccgaggatgaggaatcacggacttcggccctctccagggaaagcccggagccgctgtcctattataaaaaaagaagcgatgttgccactttggccacttggttttgcagaaggccctaaaaggctgtaaagggatcaagtaaaaccaagatccttttctcttaaactggaaaaaattaaggattgccctcagagacagatccttgtctagcctacgcagttcggcagcaaaggccgataagtgcctccaagagttcggagtcacctgacctaaagggagttgaaaaaaatctagcagctctacaaaggcagggggaagagggaaacgaagcccgcattccaagccggcttcgtaaacggtggcgtaaccctccggcggtgagtcagccctatgaaggtcgtcgggaatcgcaaccttccccccaggaaaaaaatatttttcgtgtaaggatatcacagtatccttactcaagatgctgtgaaaatactctacggtcttctccccggattctttccggctagaagaccccttatcccctttcctaccgctacctgactcagaagaagaagaagaagacatagttcttactctttgaaagtctgaaaaaattctgaagaaattcttgaaggcggaaggaaattttttcgcaaaagagagagaatgcagaagaagcaatagcaaaagtgttcaactgatgaagaaaggacgtatttatcagattcggagaagatttcaaaatcatcgcaccgtttcgaatcccaccttttcaggattcaacggccggattttactgtcgcatttaatgcagtcacgcgcaaggcacgtcccctaacgtcagcctcccccgtacctttatccagaatgccgaagtgactcgcttcgccgaagtgattcacttcgcttttcgggggggggtagtgatggggtacgtactaaacaagcccaatagcagtgacggcccatcagcccaaagaccaaggaagagtatcagttcggcattaccaaagagttcggccctagcctacagctcggtaaaagcctaccaatcagttcggcattaccaaagagttcggccccagcctacagctcggtaaaagccgaccaatcaagctctactctcagatcggcaaaagctgctcggcaatagttcagcagttcggtctcagtattcgaccgaactgggagatagtggactcatgcagaacctccacgacctccactacacgatctatttagtggtggacccatgcaagatctcatgacctccacgacatccacgatctaattagtgatgatgtaagccacgacctaattagtgatgatgtaagccacgacctagctagtggtgatgcaagccacgatcttagttcaatgtataaatagaacttagatcagataggaaggggagctctctagacatcaaatatcatatagcaagtctgtatttgtaagctggtaaaccagatcaagcaatacaatttTGCCCCCcttttttcccgtggacgtagatttacctcagtaaatcgaaccacgtaattccttgtgtcgtgatctattttcattacctgcatttactaccatcaaaaattcgcccaaccatcaccaATTGCATTACTGTAGTTTTATTTGATCATTTTCGCAAGGCAACTCTCATCTCTAAGTAGCCCTACAATTTGATAACAAACATGACTGGAGAAATACATAGTTTTATTTGTTAAAACatggaataataataataatagtgtaGTCAACCAACCATCTCTAAGTAAGCCTAGAATTTGTCAtttataaataaacaaatttcgaaatattaaataaaaaaactccCGGGGTACAGAAATACAATTTGTGGAGATTTGAAGGAGTAATTCCGAAACACCTCCAACGTATATTCGGATGATTCGGAAACGGGCCGCCATATATTGTTGGAGAATGGATGCAACGGGCCTCAGGGCCCTAACCTCATCATCTCGTCACCTCCTCCGCCTCTCTTCCAAAGCTCCGCCTCCTCTCCGTCGCCGTCCTTCGCCCCGCGTTTCCTCTCTGAGTCTGCGCTACGTGACCTGTAATTAACATCATCCTATTTCGATTCTGCAATTCCTGTGTGCCCTAATCGATTCCATGTTCCTTCAATTGCAGCTGAAAGGTGTCGAGCTCATGCCTTGTCGGATGGCTGCGGTGCGGCGGTGGCGGCAGCCAGTGTTTCGTCGAAGAAGGAATTTCTTCAAGTGGTGCTAATGTCGCCGCAGGTCTTTTATTCATCTGTGCTCTTGTGCTTAATATGTCATTAATTGATTGAGCTGACTGTTCTAGAAGGAGAAACTTCCATAATTCCCAAGCAGCTTTTAGCAGCTAATGCTTGTTTATGCTTTCTAATTCAGAAAATAGATGTAAAAAAGTGATTAAGGTGGTGTGTGGGGTTGAAAAGCATCACCCAATTAAAGAAATTAGTCAATCAGAACATACATTGGTAGAAGAATTTGTTTCGCTAAAACACAATAATGATACACACAAATGTAGAAATGGGAAAAGGAATTAACGGTATAGTGCTCTAAACCTGGCTTTAGTTGATACCTTGTTATTAGCTTGGACTTGAGAGGCAGTGACATCCAATGGCCCTCggacaaaatatttaaaacaatgAGACAAATTATATAATCAATTCCAAATGCTTACTTGGTTGAAGATTTTGAATAGTATTAGATTTAAGAAGAAAACACAAAAAGAGATAGGTAAGTTTGAGaatatgaagttgattttactCTTTTGCCTCACTCACTATTCTTTATTCTCTCACAACACATATGGAATGAAAGGAACAAGAAGTtaaaattcttttatttattttgaaatatatttatgtatttttactCCTACTCGTTAAAAAAATTGGTGGGGCAACTTTAGGTAATTTTGTAATAGAACTAGGGATAAATTAAGTTTGAGGTAGGGAAACTGCCCCATCATCTCCATGTGTGTCTCTGCCGCTGGTGCCATTGTATCTATCTGCTTGCATAGCATGTCCTGTTTACTTATCAAAGAGAGAAACGATAGACTTTAGGTGCAGTTAAGATGGTATAGATGTTATGCTTTGGTTTCATAATTTAGCATTTCATTAGATGATACACCAAATACGTTTGCTGCAATTTACAGGTCTTCTCGTCTTGGCCATGTAATATTTCATGGCAAGTTCTTGGTAGATATATCTTGTTAACGTGCATTTTTTTAGATCATCTGAAATTGATGTTTACATCTTAACTGGAGGCAACTTGAACGGTTGAGGTCTCATTTTGGATTGGTCTTGTCCTTGACAGATTCCCGGAAACACAGGGTCCATAGCTCGAACATGTGCTGCTTCAGCTGTCAAACTGCACTTAATTGAGGTAAGTACTTGTAACAGACTGCAGTATCTACCTGCTTGGTTGTCCTGGTTAGTTTAGTTCTTCACTCTTTCCCGTTCATTTCAGCCACTGGGATTTCAGGTTGATGATGTAAAGTTAAAGCGTGCAGGGCTTGATTACTGGCCGTATCCTTTGCTAATTTCTGCTGATGCTTGTCATGAATCGAGCAGTTCAAGTAATTTTAAAGATGGTTGAATTTAGTATAAGGGGAATAGGTGTGCATGTTCAAATTTATAGAGAGCACTTTCCCCAGATGTGAGTTTTTCATCCTCAATTAATAATTTCGATCGTTGAGCTTGAGCTGGTCATAATTGCATTAAcaaagcccttttcaattttaaagttcttGAGTTTCTTATGTTTGTGAGTAATAGTACTTGAAAGTTTTTAACTCTCCACTTAGATATGTAGTTGTGAAGGTGCATAGTTCATGGCCAGAATTTCGGGAGTACTTCAAGAAACAGGTGTCATtcttttaaatgaaatgaactAATAGAACGTCTGCGTGTTACTTTTTCTACTGAAAGCATAAGATTCTGCCTTCTTGATTATTTAGGAAGGCGAAAAGAGGTTACTAGCATTTACAAAGCGAGGGATAAATATCCACTCGGTAAGTTTTCCATACATTATTTGCTTATTCTGTTTGACGCATAGTCACTCTCAAAATAGTTAGGTACTCTCACCTTGTCCATGCCCACGTTCCAGTAGCTGCCACCTAACCCATTTTTTCTAGCCCTAGTCATGTACACTCCAAGTACGCTTGCACTATTTTGGACTCATTTAAGACCAACTTGATATTGCAGGCATCTCTTCCTTCGACCCTCCATCAAAACCTCATCCACAGTTCTGCCTTTTGCTTCTTGACAATTAATCAGTTACTGTTGTATTGACCTCTAATTTTTCTTATGAAGGAATTCACCTATAGGAAAGGCGACTGGCTTGTATTTGGATCAGAGACTAGCGGGTTGCCGGCTGAAGCGCTGGATGATTGCATGAGTGAGCCATTGGGGGGTGGCACTATACGAATTCCTATGATTGAAACCTATGTAAGGTGTCTGAACCTATCCGTGAGCGTTGGCATTGCTCTGTATGAAGCTTGTAGACAGCTCAACTACGAGCAGTTCCACAATCCATCCGAACCTTGTCTGAACGAGACATTGTTTTTAACTGAAGACATGTTTGCTTAATTTCTTTgaagtttttcaatttttcttcttcttagtCATTTTTGGTTTGTACAATGTTGTTAGAATAGGTATTTGAGCTATAATTACTTTGGTTCTTGTATGATCCATGTTCCATTATTTGAGATGCGTTGAAGAGTCGGTGCAAAACTCTTATTTTACAAGCTAATCTTCTTTCTACTCTTTATTTATTGAACGGTTGGCATATAAAAATGTCTAAAATCCAAGAAAAAGGACATTAAAACAATATACAATTACTTGGGAGTAGTTAGTTTTAGACCGAAATTTCCTGATCTAGAGTCCATCTTGAGACCCTAAAATTGCCCAAATTCATAAACACTATTCTCCCAgttacttagagcatctccaatggtcggcgtcaccaccggagcgccgatttttcgcccacgccggtttgacgccgaaccattggaaccggcgtgggcgaaatcggcgtcaaaatcggcgtcgccatgccgattcccgcgctgacgccggttcccacgccgatcctcacaggcgccattgtggctcccggatcggcgccaaaccggcgtcggatttaaatattttttttttttttttcgcaaaacactatatatacgcgcgttgaacctcattttcattcgcaccacttgttttaacgagtactctctctctaccttactttctgtacaagatcaatttaagaaatgagtaatgccggtggtagtggtggggatgcggatgagtacgagcgtatgatgaacgaagagcttgatgcctatacgagccgtgaggttgatcgatggatgcagagttatatgcagccggcggcacctcgcccacgaccagttgtccaccgtcgacaagtggtgcatcgtgatcatgacgctgcacatcagcgcctgttcacagattacttcgcagaggagccgcgttttgacgccaaccatttcaggcgtcgttttaggatgaggcgggacttatttatgcgtattgttaacgaattggagcagcgatattaatgtaaatttatgtaattttttaaatgtaatatttttaattattgtacttttttttatattaatgtaataaaaaaattttaatattattattcgaattttccgtatttgtctcgtaatttaaattccgtatgttgatacgagtgtaaattaaattatataattgttattagtgatgtggataggtagtgtgaaggctatttgatggctatttgatgtccagttgatgtggcaagctgatgtggcaggagaattgtagtgctgatgatgtggcagtgtgaaggctatttgacggctatttgacgtccgtcagcattggagatgctcttaaagaAGCAGCATACCGTAGATTTTAAAGTTCGTATAAAGATGTGTAACACATTTCATGTATATCCCAACTCTCATCTGAACACGATACATACGTATTATAGATACAAGCATCGCGGCAATGCAGTGTGGTGCACACTTCATTGAGAGGTCATGTAGAGAGCCATGCATAGGGCTGATTTGATTTCCAGAAATACTAATTAGAGTACAGATGATGTCGAGAAAATGAGATGGTGGTTAGCTCCCGAGAGTAGTACGATGCAAGAACAAATTCAATATCCTACTaccaaaaaaattgatttatcgACGGATGCACCGACGGCGGCCAATCCGTCAGTAATTACCGACGAATTTATGATGGAATTACTTACGGAATTTCCATAGTCCGTAGCTAAAAAATACCGACAAGTAAATTATCAACGAAAAATTCCGTCGGTAACTCTGTTTGCCgctataaaaaattgaaatcaccGGCGgtaaatttgttgtttttttagaGTCCAGAAATGGGGGAGAGAGGGCTCAGgcttcaaaattaataaagagaGAAATATCGAGTtgccaaaataaaattaatcaaacCTTTTCTCAAGTCTCATCTCAAGTGCGGCCAACACCTCTCCCTCTGCATCCGCATCAAAGGTGAGCCGTGAGCCTTTGTTTTTACTCTCTCCATGGCTTAGCTTTGCACTGATTTGACCATAGATTGAAGAGACGAAATCAAATTTAATGTGTGTTTATTTTAATACGGTATGTATTTTAGGTGGAGTAGTTGAGTGTAATAAAATAGAATGAAAAatgtgattgaatattttaatgaggagatagaagagagaaagagatttatttctaaatatagaaagtgaatATCTTGAGAAAGACAAACCAAAGTGGAAAGGGGCTTGAGTGGGAGGTAGTATGTGAAACATGGAAGAAGAGTCTTCTCATCGTTATTTTCTTTCTTGCTTATCtcaattttaactatttattattatttttataaaattaagacAGAAAAGTGACTGGAACTCCTAAAATGGGACAAGGGAGTACTACGTATTTCATATACTATTTCAAAACCTTCCCAcaattatactagtactatgaaaattaatgata
Encoded proteins:
- the LOC121780371 gene encoding putative tRNA (cytidine(34)-2'-O)-methyltransferase, whose translation is MIRKRAAIYCWRMDATGLRALTSSSRHLLRLSSKAPPPLRRRPSPRVSSLSLRYVTSERCRAHALSDGCGAAVAAASVSSKKEFLQVVLMSPQIPGNTGSIARTCAASAVKLHLIEPLGFQVDDVKLKRAGLDYWPYVVVKVHSSWPEFREYFKKQEGEKRLLAFTKRGINIHSEFTYRKGDWLVFGSETSGLPAEALDDCMSEPLGGGTIRIPMIETYVRCLNLSVSVGIALYEACRQLNYEQFHNPSEPCLNETLFLTEDMFA